The genomic region ATGTCCGTCATGGTGAAATCGACCTCGCCCTCATGGGCGATGGCCAGCAGGTGCAATACGGTGTTGGTTGAGCCCCCCATGGCGATGTCGACGCTCATGGCGTTCTCGAACGCGTCGAAGGAGGCAATATCGCGCGGCAGCAGGCCTTTTTCTTCGCCCTCATAGTGGCGCTTGGTGATGTCGACGATCTTGCGGCCGGCCTCAAGAAACAGGTTCTTGCGGTCCGAGTGGGTGGCCAGAGTCGAGCCATTGCCCGGCAGCGCCAGACCCAGGGCCTCGGCCAGACAGTTCATCGAGTTGGCGGTGAACATGCCAGAGCACGACCCACAGGTGGGGCAGGCGTTTTCTTCGATGTGCTGCACCTGCGCATCCGTCAGGGTCTCGCTGGCGGCGGCGACCATGGCATCAACCAGATCTATTTTCTTCATGTCGAGATCTTCGAAGTCGATCTTACCGGCCTCCATCGGGCCACCGGACACAAAGATCACCGGGATGTTGAGGCGCATGGCGGCCATCATCATGCCGGGGGTGATCTTGTCGCAGTTGGAGATGCAGACCATGGCGTCGGCGCAGTGGGCGTTGACCATGTATTCAACCGAATCGGCGATGATTTCGCGCGATGGCAGCGAGTAGAGCATGCCGTCGTGACCCATGGCGATACCGTCATCCACCGCGATGGTGTTGAATTCCTTGGCAACACCGCCCGCCGCCTCGACCTCACGCGCGACCATCTGGCCCAGATCTTTGAGGTGGACGTGACCGGGGACGAACTGGGTGAACGAGTTGACGATGGCGATGATTGGCTTGCCGAAATCACTGTCGGTCATGCCGGTGGCGCGCCACAAGCCGCGGGCGCCGGCCATGTTGCGGCCATGGGTGGAGGTTCTTGAACGGTAAAATGGCATTGTGCTGTTTCCCTATGTTTGCCCTCAGGGACACGATTTGCGCAACAAACGCAATATGCCGGGGCGGTGTTTGAGTGTTTTAGACCTCTGCTCCGGTTTAACGGGCCTGAGCGGCGGCGGTGTTTGTCTGGGGGCGCTTGGCGAGGATTTGGTTGACGATCAGGCCAATCACCAGCGCCCAAAAGGCGGCTCCGATGCCAAAGAAGCTGATGCCAAAGACGCTGATGCCAAAGACGCTGATGCCGGAGACGGTGGTCATAAAGGTAATCAGCGCCGCCTCGCGGTTCTGGCTGTCCGACAGCGCATGCGACAGGCTATTGCCGATGGTCGACAGCAGGGCATGGCCCGCGATCGTCGCGACCAGTGCTTTTGGGGCGATCAGGAACAGGCTGATCACGGTGGCACCGCCCAGACCGACCAGACCGACCAGGCAATGCAACAGGCCGGCGGTGGCGCTGGCAAGGTCGCGGGTTTTTGCATCGTCGTCCGCCTCGGGGCCAGCACAGATGGCGTCACCGAAGAGGTCTTTGTGCTGACGGGTGAAATGGAGGTGCTGCGCGATGGGGATTGGGTGTCACTATCAGCCGGGCAAGGGCTGCGGTTTGCAGCCGACCAGCCGCATGGCTACCGCAGTGCCCGGACCGGGGCGGCGTTTCTCAATATGCACCATTACCGCCATGCGGTTCTGGCGCGGCAAAATCTGTAGATCCGTTCGATGCTTCACTTGTGTAGCGGCGGGCGGCTGACTACAGGTTGTGGCTGAGCAATCTACTAACCCGGAGATCCCCCCTTGGACACATTTCGCGGCAGCCTGTTGATGGTGCTGGCCATGGCGGCTTTTGCCTTGGAGGACATGTTTGTCAAATTCGCCAGCCAATCGCTGCCGGTTGGGCAGATCCTGATGCTCTTTGGTCTGGGTGGCATGATCCTGTTTATGGTCATGGCGCGTGCGCAGGGGCAGTCTTTGCTGCACCCGGCGATTTGCACGCGCCCGATGGTGTTGCGCTCCTTGGCGGAGGTGATTGGGCGGCTGTGTTATACACTGGCGATTGCCTTGACGCCGCTGTCGTCGGCCTCGGCGATCCTGCAAGCCACACCTTTGGTGGTGGCGGCGGGGGCGGTGGTGTTTTTCAGCGAGCAGGTTGGCTGGCGCCGCTGGGTGGCCATCGCCATTGGGTTTTGTGGTGTGTTGCTGGTTTTGCGCCCCGGAGTCAGCGGTTTTGAACCGGCGTCAATTTTTGCGGTGATTGGCATGTTGGGATTTGCCGGACGCGATCTGGCGACCCGTGCGGCGCCGCCTTCGATGTCCAATTACCAGTTGGGCATCTACGGGTTCGCCATGCTTATTGTGGCCGGCGCGGTGGCGTTGGGCTGGACCGGTGGGGCCAGCTGGCCCAGCCCGCTGGTCTGGGGCCAACTGGCCGCCGCCACGGTGATTGGGGTTATTGCCTATAACGCCCTGACCGGCGCCATGCGCTCGGGCGAGATCTCGGTGGTGGCGCCGTTTCGCTATACGCGGCTGGTGTTTGCCATGGTGTTGGGGGTGTTGGTGTTTGGCGAGCGCCCGGATCTGTGGACGCTGATTGGCAGCGCGGTGATTGTCGGCAGTGGCTTGTTCACGGTCCTGCGAGAGCGCTATTCGCGGCGGCCTAGCTGACCGCGCCGACGGTTCTGACCCGGTCTTCCCTCTGTGGGTTGAAGTCAGCGCTGCTTACCACCTTGCACCTGTGCCTGTGTCACCTTATCTGCCTTCTATGGCCCAGACAAAATCAGACCCGAATTACAAAGTTATCGCCGAAAACCGCCGTGCGCGGTATGATTATGCGATTGATGACGATTTGGAATGCGGCATCATTCTCGAGGGCTCTGAGGTCAAGAGCGCCCGGATTGGTGGCACCAACATCGCCGAAAGCTATGCCGCGGTCGAGAATGGTGAGCTGTGGCTGGTGAATTCCTACATCGCGCCATATGAGCGGGCCAAGACGTTTAAGCATCTTGAGCGCCGTCGCCGCAAGCTGTTGGTGTCGCGCAAGCAGATGTCGAACCTGTGGAACGCCACCCAGCGCAAGGGGATGACCCTGGTGCCGCTGGTGATGTATTTCAACCACAAGGGTCTGGTGAAGATCAAGATCGGCATCGCCAAGGGCAAGCAGAACCACGACAAACGCGCCACCGAAGCCAAACGCGACTGGTCGCGGCAGAAATCACGGCTGATGAAGGATCACCGCTAAGCTGTTGAAGCCGAAAGGCTCAGCCCTGTGCCTTTGATCGCGCAGGGGCGAAAATTGCCATTTGCGATTGATGACTGTTTTTGTCAGATAGCTCCTGCCCAGCCAGAACGCTTATTCTCACGCCCGGTTTTGAATCAGACACCAGTGAGCGGGCGGCCAAGTCATGACAGTTTCAAATTTTGCGCTGGAGGTTTCCAATGCCGAACCGCTAGAGGTTTTCGGCTTTGACGCCTTGGAGATCTGCCGGAAAACAGGCAAATCCGCCAGCGGGTCGTGCCGCGCTTAGGCTGATCCATTAACGCGACAAAAATCCCATATAGTGACGAAGCCCCGGTAACCTGGGTCATTTTGCCGCCTTTGATCTATCTGTAACGGCCTGATCTCTTGCCACTCCTATTAGCCAATAGTAGGCATCATCTAACGTATATGTGACGGGAGGCCTTGATGCTCGACGATCCGAAGACACTTGTTTCCACTGATTGGCTGGCGGCCCATCTGAAAGATCCCGATTTGAGGCTGCTGGATGCCTCGTGGATGATGCCTGCGCTAGAGCGCGATGCTCGCAGTGAATATGACGCCGGGCACATTCCAGGCGCCCGGTTTTTCGATATTGATGACATCTCGGACCATCGCTCTGAGCTACCGCATATGGTGCCGCCGGTGGAAAAGTTCATGTCGCGGCTGCGGGCGATGGGCGTCGGCGATGGCCACCAGGTGGTGGTCTATGATGGTCTTGGGCTTTTTTCGGCAGCCCGTGTGTGGTGGCTGTTTCGCTTGATGGGGCAATCCAATGTTGCTGTGCTGGACGGTGGTTTTCCCAAGTGGAAAGCCGAGGGCCGGGCGATTGAGGATATGCCGCCGGTGATCCGCGACCGCCATATGACGGTGCGGGTGCAGAACCACATGGTGCGCGATGTGACCCAGGTTTCGGCGGCCTCCAAGCTGGGCGATCATCAAATCATTGATGCCCGTGCTGGCGAACGATTCCGCGGCGAGGTCCCCGAACCACGTCAGGGTCTGCGCGCCGGTCATATTCCGGGTGCCAAAAACGTGCCATTTTCGACGCTGCTGAATGCGGACGGTACGATGAAGCCCAGCGACCAGCTGCGCAGCACCTTTGAGGCTGCCGGGGTGGATCTGAGCAAACCCGCAATCACCTCATGCGGGTCTGGTGTGACCGCCGCAGTGCTCAGCCTGGCGCTGGAGCGTATCGGCAAAAGAGACCATGCGCTCTATGATGGTTCCTGGACCGAATGGGGCGCCTTCCCGACCTTACCCGTTGCAACCGGAGAGACCTGATGTTTGAAGCTTTGAAAGCCCAGCCCGCCGATAAAATTCTGGCGCTGATGCAGAAATTCCGCGAAGACCCGCGCTCCGACAAGATTGATCTGGGTGTTGGTGTCTACAAGAACGCCGAAGGCGTCACCCCGGTGATGCGGGCGATCAAGGCCGCCGAGCACCAGCTGTGGGAAACCCAGATCAGCAAGGCCTATGTGGGGCTGGCCGGTGATCCGGCCTACGCGGATGCGATGATCAAACTGATCCTGGCGGATACGGTCGAGCGCGGCAATATCGCCGCCGCAGCGACCCCCGGCGGCACCGGTGCGGTGCGGCAGGCGTTTGAGCTGATCAAGATCGCCAACCCTTCGGCGCGGGTGTTTGTGTCGGATCCCACTTGGCCCAATCACATCTCGATCCTGAACTATCTGGGCATCGAGACCGTCACCTATCGCTATTTCGACCGCACGACCTGTGGTGTCAATTTTGACGCTATGATGAGCGACCTGAAAACTGCGGTCAAAGGTGACGTGGTATTGCTGCATGGCTGCTGCCACAATCCAACCGGCGCCAATCTGAACGCGGTGCAGTGGCAAGAAGTGATCGACCTGCTCAATGCCCGTGGCCTGGTGCCGATGATCGACATTGCCTATCAGGGCTTTGGCGATGGCTTGGAAGAAGACGCCGTGGGCGTGCGGATGGTGGCTGCAGGCACTCCGGAATGCCTGATCGCGGCCAGCTGCTCAAAGAACTTTGGCATCTACCGCGAACGGACCGGCCTGCTGATGATGGTGTCGAATGACGCGGCATCGCAAAAGCTGAACCAGGGCACATTGGCCTTCCTGAACCGGCAGAACTACTCGTTCCCGCCGGATCACGGCGCCCGTCTGGTGACCATGATCCTGAACGACGACGCCCTGCGCGCCGATTGGGCGGCTGAGCTTGAGGAGGTGCGTCTGGGCATGCTAGGCCTGCGTCAGGGATTGGCGGATGAGCTGCAGCGGCTGTCCGGCTCTGACCGGTTTGGCTTTCTGGCACAACACCGCGGCATGTTCTCGCTGCTGGGCACCACCCCCGAACTGGTGGAAAAGCTGCGCGCCGACAATGGCATTTATATGGTTGGCGACAGCCGGATGAACATTGCCGGGCTGAACGCCGATACCATTCCGATCCTGGCCAAGGCGATCATCGACGCCGGTATCTAAGCCCTGACCCTAAAGCCACGACCAACGCGCCCGCTGTCCGTGGGCGCGTTTTTTGTGCGCGATCGGGGCCCGCAGATGTTCTTTTTGCCAAAAATACTCAAATTCCCGACCCCGGCCACAAACGCGACCCCAAACGCAAAACGCGGCCTTCGCAAAGGCCGCGTCTTTTGTTTCAGCGATAGGTTGGATCAGCTGTGGTAGGCAGACTCGCCGTGTTCAGCCAGATCAAGGCCACGACGCTCGGTGTCTTCGTCGACGCGCAGACCAATGAGCTTATCGACCAGCTTGTACAGCAGAACCGAGCCGATAGCGCTCCATGCAATAGTGATGCCGACCGCTTCGATCTGGATCCAGGTCTGGCTGACCCAGGAATAGTCGGCGCCGCCGGTGCCACCCAGCGCCGGAGCGGTGAAGATGCCGGTGCCGATGGCGCCAAAGATCCCGCCGATACCGTGAATGCCGAACACGTCCAGGCTGTCGTCATAGCCGAACTTGTTCTTGACGGTGGCCACAAAGAAGTAACAGATCGCCGAGGCCCCAGCCCCCAGTGCGATGGCGCCAATCGGACCAACCGTACCCGCCGCCGGAGTGACCGCAACCAGACCGGCTACCATGCCCGAGGCCGCCCCCAGCATAGAGGCCTTGCCACGCAGCACCGCTTCGATGCCGCTCCAGGCCAGAATGGCACCGGCGGTGGCGGTAAAGGTGTTGATCATCGCCAGACCAGCGCCGCCGTTGGCTTCCAGATTGGAGCCGGCGTTGAAACCGAACCAGCCAACCCAGAGCAGCGAGGCACCAACCATGGTCAGGGTCATCGAATGCGGCGCCATCATGTCTTTGCCAAAGCCGATCCGCTTGCCCACCATGATGCTGCCAAACAGGGCTGCAATGCCGGCGTTGATATGCACCACAGTGCCACCAGCAAAATCAAGCGCGCCCATGTTGAAGATCAGGCCCGAGCTGTCCCAGACCATATGGGCAATCGGGAAATACACGACGGTGACCCAGAGCACCACAAAGAGCATGATCGCCGAGAACTTCATGCGCTCGGCAAAGGCCCCGACGATCAGCGCCGGTGTGATGGCGGCAAAGGTCATCTGGAAGGCGATGAACACGAACTCGGGGATCACCACGCCTTCGGTAAAGGTCGCCACCATGCTGTCCATGGTGACGCCGACCAGGAACAGCTTGCCGGTGCCGCCCCAAAAGGCGCCGGTGCCGCCGCCAAAGGCAAAGGAGTAGCCGTAGACAACCCAGATCACCATCACCAGAGCGGTGATCAAGGTGCACTGCATCAGCACCGACAACATGTTCTTGCTGCGCACCAGCCCACCATAGAACAGCGCCAGACCCGGCAGAATCATCAGCAGTACCAGCAGGGTCGAAACCATCATCCAGGCGACATCGCCCTTGTCCATGGTCTCAGTGATCACTGCGGTGACGTCTTCGGTGACGACTTCGGTGGTCTGGGCCGCAGCCGCCAGGGCCATCGCCGAAAAGGCGGCGCTCAGCCCGGAAATTTTTGCGAATTTATTCATGATCTCTCTCTTGTATGAGCTGCGGAGTGCTTTACAGCGCGTCCAGATTTGTCTCGCCGGTGCGCACCCGCAT from Parasedimentitalea psychrophila harbors:
- a CDS encoding DMT family transporter, yielding MDTFRGSLLMVLAMAAFALEDMFVKFASQSLPVGQILMLFGLGGMILFMVMARAQGQSLLHPAICTRPMVLRSLAEVIGRLCYTLAIALTPLSSASAILQATPLVVAAGAVVFFSEQVGWRRWVAIAIGFCGVLLVLRPGVSGFEPASIFAVIGMLGFAGRDLATRAAPPSMSNYQLGIYGFAMLIVAGAVALGWTGGASWPSPLVWGQLAAATVIGVIAYNALTGAMRSGEISVVAPFRYTRLVFAMVLGVLVFGERPDLWTLIGSAVIVGSGLFTVLRERYSRRPS
- the sseA gene encoding 3-mercaptopyruvate sulfurtransferase, translated to MLDDPKTLVSTDWLAAHLKDPDLRLLDASWMMPALERDARSEYDAGHIPGARFFDIDDISDHRSELPHMVPPVEKFMSRLRAMGVGDGHQVVVYDGLGLFSAARVWWLFRLMGQSNVAVLDGGFPKWKAEGRAIEDMPPVIRDRHMTVRVQNHMVRDVTQVSAASKLGDHQIIDARAGERFRGEVPEPRQGLRAGHIPGAKNVPFSTLLNADGTMKPSDQLRSTFEAAGVDLSKPAITSCGSGVTAAVLSLALERIGKRDHALYDGSWTEWGAFPTLPVATGET
- a CDS encoding amino acid aminotransferase is translated as MFEALKAQPADKILALMQKFREDPRSDKIDLGVGVYKNAEGVTPVMRAIKAAEHQLWETQISKAYVGLAGDPAYADAMIKLILADTVERGNIAAAATPGGTGAVRQAFELIKIANPSARVFVSDPTWPNHISILNYLGIETVTYRYFDRTTCGVNFDAMMSDLKTAVKGDVVLLHGCCHNPTGANLNAVQWQEVIDLLNARGLVPMIDIAYQGFGDGLEEDAVGVRMVAAGTPECLIAASCSKNFGIYRERTGLLMMVSNDAASQKLNQGTLAFLNRQNYSFPPDHGARLVTMILNDDALRADWAAELEEVRLGMLGLRQGLADELQRLSGSDRFGFLAQHRGMFSLLGTTPELVEKLRADNGIYMVGDSRMNIAGLNADTIPILAKAIIDAGI
- the smpB gene encoding SsrA-binding protein SmpB — protein: MAQTKSDPNYKVIAENRRARYDYAIDDDLECGIILEGSEVKSARIGGTNIAESYAAVENGELWLVNSYIAPYERAKTFKHLERRRRKLLVSRKQMSNLWNATQRKGMTLVPLVMYFNHKGLVKIKIGIAKGKQNHDKRATEAKRDWSRQKSRLMKDHR
- a CDS encoding ammonium transporter, producing MNKFAKISGLSAAFSAMALAAAAQTTEVVTEDVTAVITETMDKGDVAWMMVSTLLVLLMILPGLALFYGGLVRSKNMLSVLMQCTLITALVMVIWVVYGYSFAFGGGTGAFWGGTGKLFLVGVTMDSMVATFTEGVVIPEFVFIAFQMTFAAITPALIVGAFAERMKFSAIMLFVVLWVTVVYFPIAHMVWDSSGLIFNMGALDFAGGTVVHINAGIAALFGSIMVGKRIGFGKDMMAPHSMTLTMVGASLLWVGWFGFNAGSNLEANGGAGLAMINTFTATAGAILAWSGIEAVLRGKASMLGAASGMVAGLVAVTPAAGTVGPIGAIALGAGASAICYFFVATVKNKFGYDDSLDVFGIHGIGGIFGAIGTGIFTAPALGGTGGADYSWVSQTWIQIEAVGITIAWSAIGSVLLYKLVDKLIGLRVDEDTERRGLDLAEHGESAYHS